In one Aeromicrobium erythreum genomic region, the following are encoded:
- a CDS encoding substrate-binding domain-containing protein: MNQSLLARPARAGVGVVLLAIAVLIASSRPAEAAYAQIEGSGSTWSQVIVNQWITDVSANGIKVTYTGRGSSAGRKAFAAGTTDFGITEVPYQGSGAQGGDDPPPKNRPFSYVPIVAGGTAFTYQVRVGGKMVRNLRLSGDTIAKIFTNKITNWNDPAIAKDNNGTKLPSLKIRPVVRSDGSGTTAQFTAWLDSQHASDWRPFFGRAGLTSYFPRKGNATGANGSDQVMNTIADAAGNGTIGYVEYSYPVNKNFPVVKVLNRSGYYVEPTQYNVAVALTKARIRKDLTQDLLGVYTAQDKRAYPLSSYSYLLLPTGAKDQRMTTSKRQSLADFMFYSLCEGQTKAGKYGYSPLPLNLVQAGFTELSKLRKADPKVNLNDRSVTKCNNPTFVPGNLSANKLAQIAPMPASCDQQGQGPCTTGTGTAPTSVEQAKKGGGAGGGSGGTGGAAGADGSAGGGSDAPGAGAAIDPETGLPVGSASSGGGAATVAVQTELTAGRAGDDGIFGTLAAVELLAIILAPGVVAVALRRRTRSTTGARS, encoded by the coding sequence GTGAACCAGAGTCTTCTCGCCCGCCCCGCTCGCGCGGGCGTCGGCGTCGTGCTGCTCGCGATCGCGGTGCTGATCGCGTCGTCGCGCCCCGCGGAGGCTGCCTACGCCCAGATCGAGGGGTCGGGCTCCACCTGGTCCCAGGTGATCGTCAACCAGTGGATCACCGACGTGTCGGCCAACGGCATCAAGGTGACCTACACCGGACGCGGCTCGTCGGCCGGACGCAAGGCGTTCGCGGCCGGCACCACTGACTTCGGCATCACCGAGGTGCCCTACCAGGGCAGCGGTGCCCAGGGCGGTGACGACCCGCCTCCGAAGAACCGGCCCTTCTCCTACGTGCCGATCGTCGCGGGCGGCACGGCCTTCACCTACCAGGTCCGGGTCGGCGGGAAGATGGTGCGCAACCTGCGCCTGTCGGGAGACACGATCGCGAAGATCTTCACGAACAAGATCACCAACTGGAACGACCCTGCGATCGCGAAGGACAACAACGGCACCAAGCTGCCGTCGCTGAAGATCCGACCGGTCGTCCGTTCCGACGGCTCGGGCACCACCGCCCAGTTCACGGCCTGGCTCGACTCGCAGCACGCGAGCGACTGGCGCCCGTTCTTCGGCCGCGCGGGCCTCACGTCCTACTTCCCGCGCAAGGGCAACGCGACCGGCGCGAACGGCTCGGACCAGGTGATGAACACCATCGCCGACGCGGCCGGCAACGGGACGATCGGCTACGTCGAGTACTCCTACCCGGTCAACAAGAACTTCCCGGTCGTGAAGGTGCTGAACCGGTCGGGCTACTACGTCGAGCCGACGCAGTACAACGTCGCCGTCGCCCTGACGAAGGCGCGGATCCGCAAGGACCTGACGCAGGACCTGCTCGGCGTCTACACGGCGCAGGACAAGCGGGCCTACCCCCTCTCGTCCTACAGCTACCTGCTGCTGCCGACCGGCGCGAAGGACCAGCGCATGACCACGTCCAAGCGCCAGTCGCTGGCGGACTTCATGTTCTACTCGCTCTGCGAGGGGCAGACGAAGGCCGGCAAGTACGGGTACTCCCCGCTGCCGCTCAACCTCGTGCAGGCCGGCTTCACGGAGCTGTCCAAGCTGAGGAAGGCCGACCCGAAGGTGAACCTCAACGACCGTTCGGTCACGAAGTGCAACAACCCCACGTTCGTGCCGGGCAACCTGTCGGCCAACAAGCTGGCCCAGATCGCGCCCATGCCGGCGAGCTGCGACCAGCAGGGCCAGGGGCCGTGCACCACGGGCACGGGCACCGCGCCCACGTCGGTGGAGCAGGCGAAGAAGGGCGGCGGCGCCGGCGGCGGGTCGGGCGGCACCGGGGGTGCTGCGGGCGCTGACGGCTCGGCCGGGGGCGGGTCCGACGCGCCCGGCGCGGGCGCAGCGATCGACCCCGAGACCGGTCTTCCGGTCGGCTCCGCCTCCTCGGGCGGCGGCGCGGCGACGGTGGCGGTGCAGACCGAGCTGACCGCAGGCCGGGCCGGTGACGACGGGATCTTCGGCACCCTCGCGGCGGTCGAGCTCCTGGCCATCATCCTGGCGCCGGGCGTCGTCGCCGTGGCGCTGCGGCGTCGCACGCGCAGCACGACGGGGGCACGCTCGTGA